In the Malus domestica chromosome 16, GDT2T_hap1 genome, one interval contains:
- the LOC114822506 gene encoding E3 ubiquitin-protein ligase UPL6-like isoform X3 — translation MSLCVKNHAAVLPKDASVELPSYACLIGNILESSGVTLSQTDCSFQMTNVLFGGISLSSGLHHRPDDKEVSAVGAACAFLHVSLNTLPLEGIMTILAYRTELVPVLWNFMKRCHENQKWQSVSEQLAYLLPGDSPGWLLALAVFCPVYKHMLTVVDNEEFYEQEKPLSLKDIRYLVIILRQALWQLLWVNPTAPSNSSKPVTTTSSKKHPVELIQHRVSIVASELLSQLQDWNNRREFTSPSDFHADGVNEFFITQSQLAAARQRHESNSVFTRNRFRIRRDRILEDAYDQMSALSEDDLRGPIRVTFVNEFGVEEGGIDGGGIFKDFMENITRAAFDVQHGLFK, via the exons ATGTCACTCTGTGTGAAAAATCATGCTGCTGTACTTCCGAAAGATGCATCAGTTGAGTTACCCAGTTATGCCTGCCTAATTGGAAATATATTGGAATCTTCTGGGGTCACTCTGTCTCAAACTGATTGCTCATTTCAAATG ACAAATGTTTTGTTTGGAGGGATTTCACTTTCCAGTGGCTTGCACCACAGACCGGACGATAAAGAGGTGTCAGCTGTTGGTGCGGCTTGTGCTTTTCTACATGTTAGTTTAAACACCTTACCTCTGGAGGGAATCATGACCATACTAGCTTATAGAACGGAACTTGTTCCGGTGCTTTGGAATTTTATGAAACGGTGCCATGAAAACCAGAAATGGCAGTCAGTGTCTGAGCAGTTAGCATATCTGCTGCCCGGAGATTCACCTGGCTGGCTATTAGCTTTGGCTGTATTCTGTCCTGTGTACAA GCACATGCTTACAGTAGTTGATAATGAGGAGTTCTATGAGCAGGAGAAGCCACTATCATTGAAGGATATCAGATACCTAGTTATCATACTCAGACAG GCCCTATGGCAACTTCTTTGGGTGAATCCTACGGCTCCCAGTAATTCTTCGAAACCTGTCACAACCACCTCTTCTAAGAAGCACCCTGTGGAGTTGATTCAACATAGAGTTAGCATTGTAGCTTCTGAACTCCTCTCCCAG TTGCAAGATTGGAACAATAGACGAGAATTCACATCCCCCAGTGACTTTCATGCTGATGGTGTCAATGAGTTCTTTATTACACAG TCACAGTTGGCAGCAGCTAGACAAAGACATGAGTCTAATTCTGTATTTACCAGAAACCGATTCAGAATACGGAGGGATCGTATCTTGGAAGATGCTTATGACCAAATGAGTGCGCTGTCTGAAGATGATCTTCGGGGACCG ATTCGTGTAACGTTTGTAAATGAATTTGGGGTTGAGGAGGGTGGAATTGATGGTGGCGGGATTTTCAAAGACTTCATGGAGAACATTACTCGGGCAGCCTTTGATGTTCAGCATGGATTGTTTAAG TGA
- the LOC114822506 gene encoding E3 ubiquitin-protein ligase UPL6-like isoform X4 produces the protein MSLCVKNHAAVLPKDASVELPSYACLIGNILESSGVTLSQTDCSFQMTNVLFGGISLSSGLHHRPDDKEVSAVGAACAFLHVSLNTLPLEGIMTILAYRTELVPVLWNFMKRCHENQKWQSVSEQLAYLLPGDSPGWLLALAVFCPVYKHMLTVVDNEEFYEQEKPLSLKDIRYLVIILRQALWQLLWVNPTAPSNSSKPVTTTSSKKHPVELIQHRVSIVASELLSQLQDWNNRREFTSPSDFHADGVNEFFITQLAAARQRHESNSVFTRNRFRIRRDRILEDAYDQMSALSEDDLRGPIRVTFVNEFGVEEGGIDGGGIFKDFMENITRAAFDVQHGLFK, from the exons ATGTCACTCTGTGTGAAAAATCATGCTGCTGTACTTCCGAAAGATGCATCAGTTGAGTTACCCAGTTATGCCTGCCTAATTGGAAATATATTGGAATCTTCTGGGGTCACTCTGTCTCAAACTGATTGCTCATTTCAAATG ACAAATGTTTTGTTTGGAGGGATTTCACTTTCCAGTGGCTTGCACCACAGACCGGACGATAAAGAGGTGTCAGCTGTTGGTGCGGCTTGTGCTTTTCTACATGTTAGTTTAAACACCTTACCTCTGGAGGGAATCATGACCATACTAGCTTATAGAACGGAACTTGTTCCGGTGCTTTGGAATTTTATGAAACGGTGCCATGAAAACCAGAAATGGCAGTCAGTGTCTGAGCAGTTAGCATATCTGCTGCCCGGAGATTCACCTGGCTGGCTATTAGCTTTGGCTGTATTCTGTCCTGTGTACAA GCACATGCTTACAGTAGTTGATAATGAGGAGTTCTATGAGCAGGAGAAGCCACTATCATTGAAGGATATCAGATACCTAGTTATCATACTCAGACAG GCCCTATGGCAACTTCTTTGGGTGAATCCTACGGCTCCCAGTAATTCTTCGAAACCTGTCACAACCACCTCTTCTAAGAAGCACCCTGTGGAGTTGATTCAACATAGAGTTAGCATTGTAGCTTCTGAACTCCTCTCCCAG TTGCAAGATTGGAACAATAGACGAGAATTCACATCCCCCAGTGACTTTCATGCTGATGGTGTCAATGAGTTCTTTATTACACAG TTGGCAGCAGCTAGACAAAGACATGAGTCTAATTCTGTATTTACCAGAAACCGATTCAGAATACGGAGGGATCGTATCTTGGAAGATGCTTATGACCAAATGAGTGCGCTGTCTGAAGATGATCTTCGGGGACCG ATTCGTGTAACGTTTGTAAATGAATTTGGGGTTGAGGAGGGTGGAATTGATGGTGGCGGGATTTTCAAAGACTTCATGGAGAACATTACTCGGGCAGCCTTTGATGTTCAGCATGGATTGTTTAAG TGA
- the LOC114822246 gene encoding uncharacterized protein, translated as MCESEVLDRCVVEKIQQMLNNHNPFVHTLRSLGQRQDLPNCKLILKEQPIDRRQYSLPSASQVAAIIIDGDDATIANGRDIMVETISGRISHVRDYVGFYDPLQYPLLLPYGTYGWDVNSRDDGGRAITCCDYYAYMLQIRHNGSSLLLRGGHLLQQYVVDNYIKIESQKLRWLRSNQATVRADLYKGLEDSLNAGQHNAGSIGRRIILPSSFVGSPRDMYQRYQDAMTLVQRFGKPDLFITMTCNPSWEEIKSELLAGQTPQDRPDLLTRVFRAKLEQLKEDIIEKGVLGSVVAYAYVIEFQKRGLPHVHMLVVLDENDKINNPDEYDRIVRAEIPNEDVEPQLYNVVLKHMIHGPCGIHNPQSPCMKNGSCKRKYPKPFAPVTVQGNDSYPIYQRRGHRLPVSLDRQGNIMVDNSWVIPYNPWLMLRYDCHINVEICASIKSVKYLYKYVYKGPDRVTVEVQSDPEYDEIKQFQDARWVCALEALWKIFKFIINRIYPSVERLQIHLPNMHQVQFRADESIINILHDESTRKTMLTEFFTLNHVDAEARRYLYMEIPSHYRWIQAQRKWSKRMNRNKVIGRIYAVSPIEGENFYLRILLNHVRGPTSFTNLRTVNGVLHPTFKQAAEQRGLLERDDSIRQCLVEASTIQMPSALRRLFVTILVYCAPIGVRGLWDEFYPFMIEDYVSMTNITPTLATNRLLRELNILLVQFNKSINEFDLPQMTRGNESSSGMTRCIEDEISIGIPQQDLDAIERLNDDQRSAFNIIMGAVQRSENATFFVDGPGGTRKTYLYRALLASLRRLGHIVLATASSGIAATILPGGRTAHSKFKIPLSLDASSMCSIGKQSDLAKLIQKAKAIIWDEATMTHRHAFEALDRTFRDLIDIDLPFGGKIMIFGGDFRQVLPVIRKGTKSELIQASVVKASFWSQVKILKLKQNMRSINDREFSEFLLRVGDGNEDVIMDDMVKLPECMVIPWESEHSINQLIAKIFPDLEDHMNDATYMVERAVVSITNEDVNEKIINMFPGLEETMYSFDSVEDDERNLYQPEFLNSISLGGLPPHKLTLKRGAPIMLLRNIDPKLGLCNGTRLLCRGSYRNLIDTEILTGQFAGSRVFLPKIPLKSTDTAGLPFELTRKQFPIGNENLKRQTGTNGWKLQH; from the exons ATGTGTGAAAGTGAAGTTTTAGATAGATGTGTGGTTGAAAAGATACAACAGATGTTGAACAACCATAATCCTTTTGTTCATACATTGCGAAGCCTCGGACAACGCCAAGATTTGCCGAATTGCAAGTTGATCCTAAAAGAGCAACCAATAGATCGGCGTCAGTATAGTCTACCATCAGCATCACAAGTTGCAGCAATTATAATAGATGGAGATGATGCCACCATTGCAAATGGAAGGGATATCATGGTGGAGACAATTAGTGGAAGAATTTCTCACGTCCGAGACTATGTCGGATTTTATGATCCGTTACAGTATCCACTATTGCTACCTTACGGTACATATGGTTGGGATGTTAATAGTCGTGATGATGGTGGAAGAGCAATAACATGTTGCGACTATTATGCTTATATGTTACAG ATACGCCATAATGGATCATCACTTTTGCTTCGAGGTGGGCATCTCTTGCAACAATATGTTGTAGATAACTACATTAAAATTGAATCACAAAAACTTCGATGGCTGCGTTCTAATCAAGCCACAGTTAGAGCGGATCTCTATAAAGGACTTGAAGACTCTTTAAATGCAGGTCAACACAATGCAG GTAGCATTGGGCGTAGAATTATTTTACCATCATCATTTGTTGGAAGCCCACGTGACATGTACCAACGATATCAAGATGCAATGACTTTGGTTCAAAGATTCGGAAAGCCAGATCTTTTTATTACCATGACATGTAACCCAAGTTGGGAAGAAATCAAAAGTGAATTACTCGCTGGACAAACTCCACAAGATCGTCCTGACTTACTCACTAGAGTATTTCGTGCAAAACTTGAGCAACTAAAAGAAGACATCATTGAAAAGGGGGTATTGGGCAGTGTTGTTGCCTACGCATACGTTATTGAGTTTCAGAAACGTGGTCTTCCACATGTGCATATGTTGGTGGTGTTAGATGAAAATGATAAGATCAATAACCCAGATGAGTATGACCGAATTGTTAGAGCTGAAATACCAAACGAAGACGTAGAGCCTCAACTTTACAATGTGGTGTTAAAGCATATGATTCATGGCCCGTGTGGGATTCATAATCCTCAATCTCCATGTATGAAAAATGGGAGCTGTAAAAGAAAGTATCCTAAACCATTTGCACCAGTCACTGTTCAAGGGAATGATTCGTATCCAATTTATCAAAGGCGAGGACATCGATTGCCCGTCTCTCTTGATCGACAAGGAAACATAATGGTTGATAATAGTTGGGTTATTCCATATAATCCATGGTTGATGTTAAGGTATGATTGTCACATCAATGTTGAAATTTGTGCAAGCATAAAAAGTGTCAAGTACTTATATAAGTATGTTTACAAAGGCCCAGATAGAGTGACAGTCGAAGTGCAATCAGACCCTGAATACGATGAAATAAAGCAGTTTCAGGATGCAAGATGGGTTTGCGCACTAGAGGCATTATGGAAGATATTCAAGTTCATTATTAATCGAATTTACCCATCTGTTGAGCGATTGCAAATACATCTTCCTAATATGCACCAAGTTCAGTTTCGTGCCGACGAGAGCATAATAAATATTCTACATGATGAGAGTACAAGAAAGACAATGTTAACTGAATTTTTTACACTTAATCATGTGGATGCAGAAGCGCGACGGTACTTATACATGGAAATCCCATCACATTACAGATGGATTCAAGCTCAAAGAAAGTGGTCTAAAAGAATGAATCGTAACAAGGTTATTGGGCGAATATATGCAGTTTCACCTATtgaaggtgaaaatttttaCCTTCGGATTCTTCTTAATCATGTTAGAGGACCAACATCCTTCACAAACTTGAGAACAGTTAATGGGGTTTTGCATCCAACATTTAAGCAGGCAGCAGAACAACGAGGTTTGTTAGAAAGAGATGACAGTATTCGACAATGTTTGGTAGAGGCCTCCACAATTCAGATGCCGTCGGCTTTAAGAAGATTATTCGTCACCATATTGGTATATTGTGCACCCATTGGTGTTCGAGGGTTATGGGATGAGTTCTATCCATTCATGATAGAAGATTATGTTTCCATGACTAACATAACTCCCACACTTGCTACCAACAGACTCTTGCGTGAGTTGAACATACTTTTGGTTCAATTTAATAAGAGTATAAACGAGTTTGATTTGCCCCAAATGACAAGAGGAAATGAATCAAGTTCAGGAATGACAAGATGCATTGAAGATGAGATATCCATAGGTATTCCACAACAAGATCTTGATGCAATTGAACGTTTAAATGATGACCAAAGAAGTGCGTTTAACATAATAATGGGTGCAGTTCAACGATCAGAGAATGCAACTTTTTTTGTGGATGGTCCCGGTGGAACTCGAAAAACTTACTTATATCGCGCATTGTTAGCAAGCTTAAGAAGGTTGGGGCACATAGTATTAGCAACAGCATCATCTGGAATAGCAGCTACGATATTGCCCGGTGGGAGGACAGCACATTCTAAATTCAAGATACCACTTAGTCTTGATGCATCATCGATGTGTTCGATTGGTAAGCAATCTGATTTAGCAAAGCTAATACAAAAGGCAAAGGCAATTATCTGGGATGAAGCAACAATGACGCATCGTCATGCATTTGAAGCACTCGATCGAACGTTCAGAGACCTAATAGATATTGACTTACCATTTGGGGGGAAAATAATGATATTTGGGGGAGATTTCCGACAAGTTCTTCCTGTTATCCGGAAAGGAACCAAGTCTGAACTAATCCAAGCAAGTGTTGTTAAGGCATCATTTTGGTCACAGGTAAAGATTTTAAAactcaaacaaaacatgagaTCCATAAATGATCGTGAATTTTCAGAATTTTTACTTCGTGTTGGTGATGGGAATGAAGATGTTATTATGGATGATATGGTAAAACTACCTGAATGCATGGTGATACCATGGGAGAGTGAGCATtccattaatcaattaattgccAAAATCTTCCCTGACTTAGAGGATCATATGAATGATGCAACCTACATGGTGGAAAGGGCAGTGGTAAGCATAACAAATGAAGATGTAAATGAAAAGATAATCAATATGTTTCCAGGTTTAGAAGAGACAATGTATTCATTTGATTCAGTTGAGGATGATGAAAGGAATTTGTATCAGCCAGAGTTCTTGAATTCAATCTCACTTGGTGGTTTGCCTCCGCACAAGTTAACTCTGAAAAGAGGTGCTCCAATCATGCTTTTAAGGAATATTGATCCGAAATTGGGATTGTGTAATGGTACAAGATTATTGTGTCGTGGTTCTTACCGAAATCTTATTGATACTGAAATTCTAACTGGACAATTTGCCGGATCCAGAGTTTTCTTACCAAAAATCCCTCTCAAAAGTACTGATACTGCTGGGCTTCCATTTGAACTTACAAGAAAGCAGTTTCCA ATtggcaatgaaaatttgaagcGTCAAACAGGAACAAATGGGTGGAAATTGCAGCATTGA
- the LOC114822506 gene encoding E3 ubiquitin-protein ligase UPL6-like isoform X2, which produces MSLCVKNHAAVLPKDASVELPSYACLIGNILESSGVTLSQTDCSFQMTNVLFGGISLSSGLHHRPDDKEVSAVGAACAFLHVSLNTLPLEGIMTILAYRTELVPVLWNFMKRCHENQKWQSVSEQLAYLLPGDSPGWLLALAVFCPVYKHMLTVVDNEEFYEQEKPLSLKDIRYLVIILRQALWQLLWVNPTAPSNSSKPVTTTSSKKHPVELIQHRVSIVASELLSQLQDWNNRREFTSPSDFHADGVNEFFITQAIIENTRANDIMKHAPFLVPFTSRVKIFALAAARQRHESNSVFTRNRFRIRRDRILEDAYDQMSALSEDDLRGPIRVTFVNEFGVEEGGIDGGGIFKDFMENITRAAFDVQHGLFK; this is translated from the exons ATGTCACTCTGTGTGAAAAATCATGCTGCTGTACTTCCGAAAGATGCATCAGTTGAGTTACCCAGTTATGCCTGCCTAATTGGAAATATATTGGAATCTTCTGGGGTCACTCTGTCTCAAACTGATTGCTCATTTCAAATG ACAAATGTTTTGTTTGGAGGGATTTCACTTTCCAGTGGCTTGCACCACAGACCGGACGATAAAGAGGTGTCAGCTGTTGGTGCGGCTTGTGCTTTTCTACATGTTAGTTTAAACACCTTACCTCTGGAGGGAATCATGACCATACTAGCTTATAGAACGGAACTTGTTCCGGTGCTTTGGAATTTTATGAAACGGTGCCATGAAAACCAGAAATGGCAGTCAGTGTCTGAGCAGTTAGCATATCTGCTGCCCGGAGATTCACCTGGCTGGCTATTAGCTTTGGCTGTATTCTGTCCTGTGTACAA GCACATGCTTACAGTAGTTGATAATGAGGAGTTCTATGAGCAGGAGAAGCCACTATCATTGAAGGATATCAGATACCTAGTTATCATACTCAGACAG GCCCTATGGCAACTTCTTTGGGTGAATCCTACGGCTCCCAGTAATTCTTCGAAACCTGTCACAACCACCTCTTCTAAGAAGCACCCTGTGGAGTTGATTCAACATAGAGTTAGCATTGTAGCTTCTGAACTCCTCTCCCAG TTGCAAGATTGGAACAATAGACGAGAATTCACATCCCCCAGTGACTTTCATGCTGATGGTGTCAATGAGTTCTTTATTACACAG GCCATAATAGAAAATACCCGAGCAAATGACATCATGAAGCACGCTCCCTTCCTGGTACCATTCACAAGCAGAGTTAAAATATTCGCT TTGGCAGCAGCTAGACAAAGACATGAGTCTAATTCTGTATTTACCAGAAACCGATTCAGAATACGGAGGGATCGTATCTTGGAAGATGCTTATGACCAAATGAGTGCGCTGTCTGAAGATGATCTTCGGGGACCG ATTCGTGTAACGTTTGTAAATGAATTTGGGGTTGAGGAGGGTGGAATTGATGGTGGCGGGATTTTCAAAGACTTCATGGAGAACATTACTCGGGCAGCCTTTGATGTTCAGCATGGATTGTTTAAG TGA
- the LOC114822506 gene encoding E3 ubiquitin-protein ligase UPL6-like isoform X1 — protein sequence MSLCVKNHAAVLPKDASVELPSYACLIGNILESSGVTLSQTDCSFQMTNVLFGGISLSSGLHHRPDDKEVSAVGAACAFLHVSLNTLPLEGIMTILAYRTELVPVLWNFMKRCHENQKWQSVSEQLAYLLPGDSPGWLLALAVFCPVYKHMLTVVDNEEFYEQEKPLSLKDIRYLVIILRQALWQLLWVNPTAPSNSSKPVTTTSSKKHPVELIQHRVSIVASELLSQLQDWNNRREFTSPSDFHADGVNEFFITQAIIENTRANDIMKHAPFLVPFTSRVKIFASQLAAARQRHESNSVFTRNRFRIRRDRILEDAYDQMSALSEDDLRGPIRVTFVNEFGVEEGGIDGGGIFKDFMENITRAAFDVQHGLFK from the exons ATGTCACTCTGTGTGAAAAATCATGCTGCTGTACTTCCGAAAGATGCATCAGTTGAGTTACCCAGTTATGCCTGCCTAATTGGAAATATATTGGAATCTTCTGGGGTCACTCTGTCTCAAACTGATTGCTCATTTCAAATG ACAAATGTTTTGTTTGGAGGGATTTCACTTTCCAGTGGCTTGCACCACAGACCGGACGATAAAGAGGTGTCAGCTGTTGGTGCGGCTTGTGCTTTTCTACATGTTAGTTTAAACACCTTACCTCTGGAGGGAATCATGACCATACTAGCTTATAGAACGGAACTTGTTCCGGTGCTTTGGAATTTTATGAAACGGTGCCATGAAAACCAGAAATGGCAGTCAGTGTCTGAGCAGTTAGCATATCTGCTGCCCGGAGATTCACCTGGCTGGCTATTAGCTTTGGCTGTATTCTGTCCTGTGTACAA GCACATGCTTACAGTAGTTGATAATGAGGAGTTCTATGAGCAGGAGAAGCCACTATCATTGAAGGATATCAGATACCTAGTTATCATACTCAGACAG GCCCTATGGCAACTTCTTTGGGTGAATCCTACGGCTCCCAGTAATTCTTCGAAACCTGTCACAACCACCTCTTCTAAGAAGCACCCTGTGGAGTTGATTCAACATAGAGTTAGCATTGTAGCTTCTGAACTCCTCTCCCAG TTGCAAGATTGGAACAATAGACGAGAATTCACATCCCCCAGTGACTTTCATGCTGATGGTGTCAATGAGTTCTTTATTACACAG GCCATAATAGAAAATACCCGAGCAAATGACATCATGAAGCACGCTCCCTTCCTGGTACCATTCACAAGCAGAGTTAAAATATTCGCT TCACAGTTGGCAGCAGCTAGACAAAGACATGAGTCTAATTCTGTATTTACCAGAAACCGATTCAGAATACGGAGGGATCGTATCTTGGAAGATGCTTATGACCAAATGAGTGCGCTGTCTGAAGATGATCTTCGGGGACCG ATTCGTGTAACGTTTGTAAATGAATTTGGGGTTGAGGAGGGTGGAATTGATGGTGGCGGGATTTTCAAAGACTTCATGGAGAACATTACTCGGGCAGCCTTTGATGTTCAGCATGGATTGTTTAAG TGA